One Streptomyces lincolnensis genomic region harbors:
- a CDS encoding DUF2165 domain-containing protein, translating to MSTTPRTPRTALALSATLLTATVALYMVLVAFGNITDFGTNQQFVQHVLAMDTTFKDEDLMWRAVTSKGLQDAAYVAIIVWETIAALVLVFGTWLWFRGDDRARRFSTYGLLMVMLLFGAGFIGIGGEWFAMWQSGDWNGLEAATRAFLFSGVVLLVVNLPSAGERKAS from the coding sequence ATGTCCACGACCCCACGCACCCCCCGCACCGCGCTCGCACTCAGCGCGACCCTTCTGACCGCCACCGTCGCCCTCTACATGGTGCTCGTCGCCTTCGGGAACATCACCGACTTCGGCACCAACCAGCAGTTCGTGCAGCACGTACTCGCCATGGACACCACGTTCAAGGACGAGGATCTGATGTGGAGAGCCGTCACCAGCAAGGGACTTCAGGACGCGGCCTACGTCGCCATCATCGTGTGGGAGACGATCGCCGCGCTCGTCCTGGTCTTCGGCACCTGGCTCTGGTTCCGGGGCGACGACCGCGCCCGCCGTTTCTCGACGTACGGCCTGCTCATGGTGATGCTGCTGTTCGGTGCCGGGTTCATCGGGATCGGCGGCGAGTGGTTCGCGATGTGGCAGTCGGGCGACTGGAACGGGCTGGAGGCGGCGACGCGGGCGTTCCTGTTCAGCGGTGTGGTGCTGCTGGTGGTGAACCTGCCGTCCGCCGGGGAGCGGAAGGCTAGCTGA